DNA from Nerophis lumbriciformis linkage group LG39, RoL_Nlum_v2.1, whole genome shotgun sequence:
GCCAGCTTTCTTTCTACTGCAAAGTTGAGCAGCCATTTTTTGAAAGGGGACCCGGCACCACTCTGCACCTGGACACGGAAGAAtacagacttaaaaaaaaaaaaaaaaaaaaatatatatatatatatatatatatatatatatatatatatatttttttttttaaaagaccctGGAAGGGATTTTTTTATAGCGACAAAGCACCACTACCAACTTTGTCATAGACGCGGTTGAGAAGTCGAGGCACGACGGGAAAAATAGTGGGCTGCAGAGTTTTCATGTCGTCAGGCAGAAGTCTGATGTCCCCTTGGAAGAATCCCACTCGAGCTCCAGCGCCGTACATGACAGTCTGCAGCAAGAAGACACTGATACCCCTGCAGGTGTGGAACTAACATCAAGTTCTCACCTGCACCACCCTCTCAAACATGTGCGCCAACGGCAGGAAGGAAATGCTAACATCCTCAGTATTGGGAACAACGGATGTCTAGGCAAAGACAGGAAATTTGAATTGTGGCTAAATGTTCATCCTAAAAGAGATCCAAAAAAATAAAGACCTCAAAAGTTTGGATGACTCCAGCAGCATCAGCAACCACGTTCTCATGGGTCAGCATTGCCCCCTTGGGGTTCCCTTTGAAAAGACACATTTAGTCTTAGCTGGTCTTTCTGGTTCTGAGGAGCAAGAGTGTTTACCTGTAGTTCCACTGGTGAAGCAAACTATGCCGAGGTCTTCTGGCTTGGGTGGCTGCAGTGAATAGAACACCCTTGAGCAATAAAGCGCCTCAGGTCCAAACTTTCTGAAGGCAGAAAACTAAAACTTGTTGCGCATTACATATGCTAAAACCAGGCCAACAAACAGTAGGTCCCAATAAGCCATCTGAACAAGACAGGTGACAAGCTAAGGGTTCAAAAATAGCCTAAGGTCCCAttttggacacccttgccttAACGAGTCATAACTGAGAACGTTGACTTACCACTGGCTTTTGAAGATCACTTTTCCCAGCAGCCTGTGGagcagaaagaaaaaaagatttaagTCAATGGTTGCTTCTACATGAAAGCAGCGGGACATGTTTTTATTAGGGTTATAATTGACAGTGTTTTGTTTTATGTTATGTCAACATGAGATCAGATGCAATTTAAAGTGCAGCAACCCTGGTgactgtcataaaaaaaagtcattacaACGCAGACAGGAAATGATCACTGGTTCTACTCAGTGCCGTGACCCGGACAGGAGTGAGGTTTCGAGTGGTGAGTGTAATGAGGCCAACAATCTAGTAAACCACACTGGTTGACACCGGACGTCAGATTAACAGCACAGGCTTTTTACCTCAACGTCTAGCACACTGAAGTCATTCGGACAAAGCTGGTTCTAATTCCGGGTGAGACCAGGTGAAATAAACTTGGTGCCGTGACCCCAGATGAGCAGGGTTCAGGGGTGGTGAGTGAGTGGATAAACCTCACTGCCCAACACCGTATGACAAGGCTATTCAACAGGCAACCCGGGGGACACACATCTCCACCGCTCTGCAGTACAAACAACTGAGGTGGCTGCAGCTTTAGGCCTGCTGTCCACACCCGTTGCAAGTCTCAAGTTGTGTGTCCTCTTATGTGCTCGAGGTTCTTTTCCTGAGCCCCCCCCAAATAGAACCTTAGTTTGGGTGATGCTCATTTCTCCTGTTCCGCCATGTTTACCTTTACTAACTTTCTCCGGGGAGCTGCCTTGTGGCGATCAGTCTTCCTATTCCGTCTGCTGTATGTCTGTTCTTGGATGTGTTGTACTGAAAACCAATTCCATTGTACTTCAAGTGCAATGACAAAGTACCATTCAAGTCCAGCCTAAGAGTTCAGTTAAAAACTTGGACCAatattttttgcagtaggtctttaacaGCAGAACGCTCCTTATACAATGCTATTTTGTCCACGGCAGAGTACACTGGTTTTCAGGAATGTACAAAGTAAAAGCAAAAAGACAAGTTCTAGCCCTTTTGTCCTTGACTTTCTGGATATGTTGCACccaagaaacaatttagttgaacagCCCTTCCGTAAGCACATGCGTTGGACGCAGAGTTGACCTTTTGTCGCAGTTTATTCACTGGAACAGAAACTGGGGCTGAACCAGGCGGCTTACATTTGTAACAGTGGAGATACCGCACAGTCAAGACTACATGCGGATGAGAAACCCTTTCTGTATAAGAATATTCTCGCATAGTCGACTCAAATATGGAGATAATACGCACTCTGTTGCCTGAAACACAGCTAATAAACCTTTGAGACACTTTATCACCCCAGTTTTGAAGCTTCAGATCGACTCGTACTTTTATGGTTGACCGCTTGAATCCTGTTCCCAtttggaataaaaataatattgttcACTTGTGTCGGTTTGAAAGAGTTTTACTAAAACTGCTAATACAAAAATGGCTGTTGAGGCGgatctgagctcctcccgaatgacaagaCCCAGAAGtaattgaactcctccacttggggcaggatctccttaccaacccggatatggcacttcacccttttccggactCGGAAGtgttgattttcatcccagtcgctccaCACTCAGCTaggaaccaatccagtgagagctgaatattCTGGCcatatgaagccagcaggaccacatcatccgcaaaaagagaactaatcttgcagccaccaaccgaatcccctcaacgcccccaattgtacctagaaattctgtccataaatgttgctaacagaatcggtgacaaagggcagccctggcatggtccaaacctcactggaaactggtccgacttactgccggcaatcgaGACCAGGCTCTGACACGGACCGcccagggagtggaccgccacaatcaggcagTCAGATACCCCAtattctgagcactctccacaggacttcctgagggacacggtcataCGCCTTCATCAAGTTCAAAAACACATGTAGACCCCCCCAAGTCAAAACATTTGGACACCCCCGGTCTATACTCTGAAGCAAATTGTGGGCCCAAGTGAAACCTACCTGGTGGGTTTCTTCTGTTCCGCACAAGACTCAAACTTGGGTCGTCTGCATGAGGCAGGCGTGCTAACCATCAAGCTAAAAGCCCGGGCTATCAACTGGATAGCCAACACCCCTCTTGAGGTTCCCAGGGAGTGAGGTGTATCAGCATTGACATGGTTCAGCCACACTGGGGTTCCTCCATTACAAACACCCCACCGTTATTTACAACATACTGTCACAGCACAGCCACATTTACAACAGTGATACCTCCACGTCCTGCATGGACACCACGTCAACGCCGCACTTGGCTCCTCGCTGGACCAGGTCCGTGTCGAAGGGATCCATGACAACGACAGTTTTCAGGACCGGAGTCTGTCCTTTCTCGCAGTTCTGCAGCAGAGCCTCTGCTTTTTTCTGAGTGTCACACAGCACGGTGGAAATGTCCGCTAAAAACAGAAGAACATCAGGTTTAATTAAAGGAAGTTTAGAGCACATCTCCTCGGGGATGGACTGGATCCAATTACCTCGGTCGATAATGAAGACCAGCGCTTCGGGACCCAAGGTGTCGTAAAGGGGGACCGCCACCATGGAGTAGGTGTAACAGGCCAGCTCACTGATAATCCACTTTGAAAATGAAAAGTCCAGTGAGCAAAAAAATGCCATCAAAGCGCCACTCTGCAATGGTGCGGACTCACTTCTGGTCGGTTCTGAGCGAAGATGCCAATGAAAGTGTTTGGGTTGGCCTTCAAGCCCCTCTGAAGGAGCCCCGAGCCGAGATGCTCCGCTCTGTCCGACACCTTCCGAGGCAGGACAACAAGTTAGGATTTGTTCTGGGGCGTGTGATTCAAGTGTGTTATGTGGTGTTTACCTGTTTGTACCTGAGCCACTGATACGGCCTGCCGGATTTTCTGGAGCCCAAACACGGCCCGTTACCTGCAGGCAGCATGGAGGGGTTAGGTCAGAAAACGTGGACACTTGTCTTCTGTAAAAACTGGGTGAGATacatttgactatttttttttaaccactgaTTGGTTGGACCAGGTGTTTCCAAACTTtggccagaaaaaaaaaaagaagaaattggTGTGGGGGCCAACTACATTTAaagatatacatacacatgtgtggttatgtaattagtacaagtgtacattaagagtatgtgaaagttggacttctaccttgtttacttccctaacaacctccttaaagttttgtgttcggaaatatcaagcagttaaaatgcaccaaacatggataagtgttttgcatttttcccatcatgctttgtaattgaTTTAAATGTGTCATGTAGATGTTTTCTTATGGTGcatggaagttttttttttagattatccAAAGTTCCGTAAACACGTTCTGTTGTGTGACCATGATGACATTTTGTatgggtttgatttttttttgcactatgactaaggaaagttgtttgcattgggttatATAACTAAATGCTATGCATGATTCCCTTTGGAGCAAAAAGTTGTTGACTTAAAGATGGCAACAAACAGCAGCATCAAAGTACTCTGACTTCCAAAATGATTAGCAATCTCCTTGCGTGCCAAATGATTAAACTCATGATGccagcaggccgtagtttggacacccttatGAGCTTTAGAAATGTAAAACTTTTTAATCAGTATTCTTCAGATGGGTCCCCAACTTTAGTTTTGCGGACCCATTGTCCATCCGGTGCATCTGATTGTGAAAGCATTAGCTTTGATTTAGGGAATCAAAGACAAGAGTCGGTCTAGCACAGGGAGTCACACAGCCTGTAGAAAACTGTACCTTATTGTGCAATACTAGATATTCAAATAGAACCTGCTAACCATCTTATACTCGCATGGATATATTATgtataagtgtttttatttcaaacatgccaaGTACAGTAAGTATGATGGCATTTCTAAACTACATTTGTTAAAAACTATgcaggggttttatttaacaagtgtatatACTATTTCTGGCCACTCTAACatcggtttgaacagtaacagtttgaaattattcatttatttggtGAACCACCAGATGGCGCCCATGTGTCGCACCACAGAGAGAAtcactaatttagacacttaagTGTTGAGTGTAAAACAATTAAATGTATGATTTATGTTTAACACTTATTAAcggggccattttggataccgattttttttttttttttttttttttttttttaacagtcattGTTCAAAAAGATACAAATCAATGTTAATACacctatttaaagctccaattaggTCACATCAAATATATTCCATTTGGAAATTATTGGGGAGAAAAAATTGCACATTGaggttttccataaaaaaaaggttgacaaaaagggcaaaaaaataaaaactatattgACATGAATTTAAGCatggaataataaaaaaaaaaaaaaaaagctctgaattatttttatgactgagaccaaacttgaggggcgctaggttaaaatacatatatatatctcaaggcacacatacatacatacatacatctatagtattcgttttgaaaatggaaaaatatcaaaatggttccctgcatgctttgattttcaaaacattgacacccctgccctttaTGCAAATTCAAACTCACCTGAAACTCTCATCCCCCTCTGAAACACCTCATAGATGGTCTTGGCGTCGCCATAGTAATAAGCCAGCAGGTTGTTGTTGTCCTTAAGCAAGGCAATCTTTCTGGCTCCATCCTAAAAGGTGAAGTAAATCACATCAACGTCACATTAAAACGCCATTGAAGCCGCATCACCTTAATGCCCACGGTCTGGCACTCCAGGTCGGCAGGGGGCCTTATGGGGGCGGGCCTGGTGTTGAGGTAGAACAGGGTCGCGGCCGCCACCACGAACAGCGAGAAAATGGCTGGCGTGGGCAGCGGCGAGAAGAGCATCTGGAAGATGACCTCCATGGTGGACGCTCTGCAGAGACACACTCGTCACACTTGACACGCTCACCAAGGATCAGGCTCAAAGTCAACGCTCTTGCACATGTCGGACTCTAATCATGAGAAAGTCAACTTGGGCACGTTTCTGTCATGGGAGAAAATGTTcacttataataaaaaaaaaaaaaaaaagctatgctTAAAGTACAAGAAGGAAACATGCGACTGAAAATAATTTCCCTTTTGCCATTAAACATATAGAAAATAATACATAtgttcaaatgtattatttttttaatatttgtaattgtagtatttttaCTTAATCAGTTTTAGCAATGAAAAGCTGCAAATGAGCaatgttttaaatataaatataaatacatacatacatacagagtgatgggcagtaacaagctacatgtagctaagctacctagctaaactacattttccagtagcttagctgcatttttaacaagtagcttagctacttttagagtcATGTAGCGAGGTagtttacatcaaagctacaaagtGAGAACATGGACTGCTAATCCAGACTACAAACTAAACAAATACATAGTGGGGtgcggggacccctagaggtcgttgtagggtgtccccagctaagtGACAGTTAATATTTGTACACTCAGTTCCATGAACATTgacattatacatgtgggcccatagatagctacatttaacagcatttctaTCTACTTTTGCCAtggagcttgctacaattctcaggatagcttagctacattttatcgagagtaacttgtaacttagcctACTACATGTTCCAAGTAACTTGCCCATcactgtacacatacatatatacttttagactatttttttaaagaaaagcatcacattttgccaattttaaaattaaaacatttcagtTTTACCCATTCATAGTTATTTGACATGCACACAGTACATTTTGTGCATTGCACATTTTATTTCCAAATTGAAATGATTGCAcatattgattaatttaaaagatAAGCATTTGCTTTGCTTCCACacattgcttcttttttttttttaagtttggatGTGAAACTTCCTCCGGACACAACAACATGACCAAACAGCACTGGACCAAGCATTGACCCCTGTGGGACGCCATCCCTTTGGAGTGAGTCAATATTTCAGAGCATTTTTCATGTCAATTATGCTATATCTCCTTTTAATAAAGGCTTCAAAAAGCAGAATGCTCTTACCTGCACGAAGCAGAACCTTTCCTCGGCCTGACAAGGTTATAAAACTCCCAGAGGGGACCTTTGAACTTTGCTTGttgtgaacaaaaaaaaaaaaaagcacaagtaGAGACATAAACGCAATAGTGtgtcgattaaaaaaaaaggtatttcttCAACTGCATTGGAAAAGGAATCGTTCACGGCCGACGGTGGAAGACGAGCGATCATATCTAACATTTGCAGAGTTCCTGGGTGAAAGGTCAAGAGCAGTTGTGGCACATTTTCCTCTCATCTGCGCTTAATGCAAAGTTACATCGGCTGAATCAATCTAAAATAATGCAAAGTCAGCGCTCGCTTTCTTGCTTTTAATGACATTTGAACATTTGAGAGGCTGAAACAAACAACTTAGCGATGCATGAATATAAAGAaggcatattattattattattattatttagcctCGACATGTTCAGATAAAAGAAAAGTGTGTGATGGGAAGTTACCTGCTGGGATTGGCAGAGATGTTTGAGACCCTCCTGGAGGAagagctggaaaaaaaaaaaaaaaaacctgcagcgGTGCCACTATTAATGTATGCACCTGTGCTCGTTAACACTTGCAAGTgcatgcaggtgtgtgtgtgtgtgtgtgtgtgtgtgtgtgtgtgtgtgtgtgtgtgtgtgtgtgtgtgtgtgtgtgtgtgtgtgtgtgtgtgtgtgcacgtgtgagtgtgtgtgtgtgtgtgtgtgtgtgtgtgtgtgtgtgtgtgtgtgtgtgtgtgtgtgtgtgtgtgcgtgtgtgtgtgtgtgtgtgtgtgtgtgtgtgtgtgtgtgtgtgtgtgtgtgtgtgtgtgtgtgtgtgtgcgtgtcagtaCTAGCACTCCCTGTGGAGATGTATGGAAGAGTTTCTTTTCAATCATTTTATATTACACATTTGAGGAGTCAATTGAGCCATTTTCCACAGGTGTGTTTGCGTGTAATGTTTGTGCGTTGCAGGGCGATAGAGATTGTGATGACCTTTGATGGCGCATTTATCAACACCGGCAATGAATAACCTTTGGAACTTGTAGATACAATCTCATCAGGAGCATCAAATGATATCTGACATGGTTATAAAACATGTCAATTAGTTATGTGTGTTTACtgggcgtggggggggggggttgcattTGTactcagtagggttgtacggtgtagcGGTCCTGGTAAAGTACTCATACTAATTAGTTATGTGTGTTTACtgggcgtggggggggggggggttgcattTGTactcagtagggttgtacggtgtagcGGTCCTGGTAAAGTACTCATACTAATTAGTTATGTGTGTTTACTGGGCATGGGGGGAGTTGCATCTGTactcagtagggttgtacggtgtagcGGTCCTGGTAAAGTACTCATACTAATTAGTTATGTGTGTTTACTGGGCGTGGGGGGAGTTGCATTTGTactcagtagggttgtacggtgtagcGGTCCTGGTAAAGTACTCATACTAATGAACAGTGATGGCcattaacaagctacatgtagcttaaaTACATGTTCCCGCTAGATTAATGGTAGCTTCACTACTTTTTGTACGAGGAAGGATTCCTGTAGCTCAGCTATtattagacccatgtagcgatgCAGCTTTAAATAtgtagaaaatacaatgacctggatgaacaagaacatacggagaaaatccatgtgAAACATTACGGACATGCCAATTAGAGGCAATTGGGTgggtcacataccgtattttccgcactataaggcgcacctaaaaaccataaattttctcaaaagctgacagtgcgccttataatccggtgcgccttatatatgggttaatattaatattaattgtcataaagtttcggtctcgcaactacggtaaacagccgccatctttttcccccgtagaagaagaagaagctcgcggtgcatgctgggatatgtgacgtttcatttccatttgtgtgtttatgtaaagaccccaaaagtgtgttgtctgtctaattataaataatgcagacgaggcgtgttaactgagttctcaacgtttactcacagcgtgctcataaccacattctaactgccagcatacaacaacgcttctcagggctaccgcgcatgctcgtcactatcgttgcatgctgggtagtgtagttgttatatttgctagctcataacatcacattaagagacacgcttacgcgcttaattcaatactcgccgtcattccgggtggattgacaaaagacctccagccgctagatattggtgtcaacagggcattcaaagcatgactgcgaacggcgtgggaacagtggatgaccgaaggcgaacacaccttcactaagacagggagacagcgccggacgacatacgccaacatctgccagtggatcgtaaatgcctgggcagatatttcggtcacaactgtggtccgagctttccggaaggcaggattcacagaactgctggacaacagcgacactgactccgattacttcgacgagacggagccggccattttggatcccacattcgcccaacttttcaattcggacaccgaaggagaagaattcgagggatttatgaatgaagaataacttcagaaagtgagtgttatgtttattttgtgtgttgtgacattaacgttcgagcaacattatgttgctattgctctgcactattttgaattttactatgtttgtgattgcacatttgcgtacattttgggagtgaacagagttgttagaacgctggtttttaatatattattaaagtttgactgacctatctgactgttttttttacattcctttagcgcagttagatgcggcttacaacacggggcggcttataggtggacaaagttttgaaatatgccgttcattgaaggcgcggcttataacccagggcgccttatggtgcggaaaatacggtaataataataataataatggattagattttataccgCGCTGTTCTATTAATAGATACTCAAATCGCTTACAGAGAAGtgggaagccatcattcattcacacctggtggtggtaagctacatttgtagccacagctgccctggggtagactgacggaagcgaggctgccagtttgcgcctacagcccctccgaccaccac
Protein-coding regions in this window:
- the acsl5 gene encoding long-chain-fatty-acid--CoA ligase 5 → MEVIFQMLFSPLPTPAIFSLFVVAAATLFYLNTRPAPIRPPADLECQTVGIKDGARKIALLKDNNNLLAYYYGDAKTIYEVFQRGMRVSGNGPCLGSRKSGRPYQWLRYKQVSDRAEHLGSGLLQRGLKANPNTFIGIFAQNRPEWIISELACYTYSMVAVPLYDTLGPEALVFIIDRADISTVLCDTQKKAEALLQNCEKGQTPVLKTVVVMDPFDTDLVQRGAKCGVDVVSMQDVEAAGKSDLQKPVPPKPEDLGIVCFTSGTTGNPKGAMLTHENVVADAAGVIQTFETSVVPNTEDVSISFLPLAHMFERVVQTVMYGAGARVGFFQGDIRLLPDDMKTLQPTIFPVVPRLLNRVYDKVQSGAGSPFKKWLLNFAVERKLAEVREGIVRNNSIWDKLIFHKVQESLGGRVRVMVTGAAPISPSVLDFLRASLGCQIFEAYGQTECTAGCTFTMPGDATSGHVGVPLPCNVVKLVDVEEMNYFASNGEGEVCIKGTNVFKGYLKDPEKTAEALDQDGWLHTGDIGKWLKTGVLKVIDRKKNIFKLAQGEYIAPEKIENVYVRSAPVAQVFVHGDSLQAFLVAVVVPDPEVLPSFAQNLGCQGSMEELCSNKEVKKAVLSDMINLGKEAGLKSFEQVKAVHLHPDQFTIDNGLLTPTLKAKRAELKAFFRMQIDQLYAQ